A genomic stretch from Lathyrus oleraceus cultivar Zhongwan6 chromosome 2, CAAS_Psat_ZW6_1.0, whole genome shotgun sequence includes:
- the LOC127119306 gene encoding polygalacturonase At1g48100: MSALTLKAFTYMFLITFLIWSSNFECCIARRGKHWRQTRTFSSSLFKKKGKSYNGNTHNKNHHNGGSNSKPKSPPPLSPKSPPSHKNVPSSPPISKPKYSPSTPPPRGYNGMQHSTFFNVLDYGAKGDGNTDDTKAFEATWAATCKVEASTMIVPANYTFFVGPISFSGPYCKPNIVFQLDGTIIAPTNPSAWSGVTLQWLEFTKLEGIVIQGNGVIDGRGSVWWQDFPYDNPIDDEEKLIIPLNHTQNPPMPVQNEMGRTMPSNKPTALRFYGSYGPTVTGITIQNSPQCHLKFDSCNRVLVHDVSISSPGDSPNTDGIHLQNSKDVLIYSSKLACGDDCISIQTGCSNVYVHNVDCGPGHGISIGSLGKDNTRACVSNITVRDVNIHNSMNGVRIKTWQGGSGSVQGVLFSNIQVTEVQLPIVIDQFYCDKRTCTNHTSAVSLEGINYERIKGTYTVKPVHFACSDSFPCVDVSLATVELKPIQEQYHLYDPFCWQTFGELKTPTVPPIGCLQIGKPTNNRIQTDHDIC, encoded by the exons ATGAGTGCTTTAACCTTAAAAGCCTTCACATACATGTTTCTCATCACATTTCTCATCTGGTCTTCAAATTTTGAGTGTTGCATTGCAAGAAGAGGTAAACATTGGAGACAAACCAGAACCTTCTCATCTTCTTTGTTCAAGAAAAAAGGAAAGAGTTACAATGGAAATACTCATAACAAAAATCACCACAatggaggatcaaattcaaaaCCAAAGTCTCCTCCACCATTATCGCCGAAATCTCCTCCCTCGCATAAAAATGTTCCATCATCTCCACCAATTTCTAAGCCAAAATATTCCCCTTCAACTCCGCCACCAAGAGGTTACAATGGCATGCAACATTCAACTTTCTTCAATGTGCTAGATTACGGAGCTAAAGGAGATGGTAACACCGACGACACAAAG GCATTTGAAGCAACATGGGCAGCTACATGTAAAGTAGAGGCATCAACCATGATAGTTCCAGCAAACTACACATTTTTCGTGGGCCCGATTTCGTTCTCGGGCCCATATTGTAAGCCCAACATTGTTTTTCAG CTTGATGGTACAATTATTGCTCCAACAAACCCAAGTGCATGGAGTGGAGTAACACTACAATGGCTTGAATTCACAAAACTAGAAGGAATTGTTATTCAAGGAAATGGTGTTATTGATGGAAGAGGTTCTGTTTggtggcaagattttccataTGATAATCCAATAGATGATGAAGAAAAGCTTATAATTCCTTTAAATCATACTCAAAATCCTCCGATGCCG GTGCAAAATGAGATGGGAAGAACAATGCCGAGTAACAAACCAACG GCACTAAGGTTTTATGGGAGCTATGGTCCAACTGTCACGGGTATAACAATTCAAAATAGTCCTCAGTGTCATCTAAAGTTTGACAGTTGCAATAGGGTTCTTGTTCATGATGTGAGCATTTCATCTCCCGGCGATAGTCCTAACACCGACGGAATTCATCTTCAGAATTCCAAAGATGTCTTGATTTACAGCAGCAAATTAGCATGCG GAGATGATTGTATATCTATACAAACTGGATGCTCAAATGTATATGTACACAATGTCGACTGCGGGCCGGGACATGGAATAAGCATTGGAAGTTTAGGAAAAGATAACACTAGAGCTTGTGTCTCAAACATTACTGTGAGAGATGTAAACATTCACAACTCAATGAATGGTGTTAGAATCAAAACATGGCAG GGTGGATCTGGTTCAGTGCAGGGAGTGTTATTCTCTAACATACAAGTTACAGAAGTTCAACTTCCAATAGTGATAGACCAATTCTATTGCGACAAAAGAACATGCACAAATCACACATCAGCAGTGTCACTAGAAGGAATCAACTACGAAAGAATAAAGGGAACATACACAGTTAAACCAGTACACTTTGCCTGCAGTGATAGCTTTCCTTGTGTAGATGTTTCTTTAGCCACTGTTGAGTTGAAACCAATTCAAGAACAGTATCACTTATATGATCCATTTTGCTGGCAGACTTTTGGTGAATTGAAAACTCCAACTGTTCCGCCGATTGGTTGTTTGCAGATTGGGAAGCCGACGAATAATCGAATTCAGACTGATCATGATATATGTTGA